The Achromobacter deleyi genome has a window encoding:
- a CDS encoding Bug family tripartite tricarboxylate transporter substrate binding protein produces MTVSKWLAAGAFAWFSAVPLAASAADFPNAPVKFVVGFSPGSTIDTVARIVGEALSTRMGQSFVVENKTGANGMIAARTVAQAKPDGYTILVSNSSSITVNPLLYKDLQYDPLKDFAPVTTVVSVPFILTINAENPRVAGVSDVKSLVDLARRNPNTVSYGSAGNGNLMHLAGAQLASMSDVQMLHVPYRGAAPMEAGLMSKEVDFGFDTLSGVPLIKAGKLKALAVSTAERWHDLPDVPAVAELGYPGFDISFWVGIFAPAGTPPEVVDRLNREIAAAAKDPVVRARLAAQGNPSTQSPQAFRQKIADELKQNEALIKRANIKID; encoded by the coding sequence ATGACAGTTTCGAAATGGCTGGCAGCAGGCGCGTTCGCCTGGTTCAGCGCGGTTCCCCTTGCGGCAAGCGCCGCGGACTTTCCCAACGCGCCGGTCAAGTTCGTCGTGGGCTTCAGCCCCGGCAGCACGATCGACACCGTGGCGCGCATCGTCGGCGAAGCCCTCTCCACACGCATGGGGCAATCGTTCGTGGTGGAGAACAAGACCGGCGCCAACGGCATGATCGCCGCTCGCACCGTCGCGCAGGCCAAGCCGGACGGCTACACCATCCTCGTCAGCAATTCCAGCTCGATCACGGTCAACCCCTTGCTCTACAAGGATCTCCAGTACGACCCTCTGAAGGACTTCGCGCCGGTGACGACCGTGGTGTCGGTGCCTTTCATCCTGACGATCAATGCCGAGAACCCGCGGGTGGCGGGCGTGAGCGACGTCAAGTCGCTGGTGGATCTGGCCAGGCGCAATCCCAACACGGTCAGCTACGGGTCGGCCGGCAACGGCAACCTGATGCACCTGGCCGGCGCGCAGCTTGCCTCCATGTCCGACGTGCAGATGCTGCACGTGCCATACCGGGGGGCGGCGCCGATGGAGGCGGGGCTGATGTCCAAGGAGGTCGACTTCGGCTTCGACACCCTGTCGGGGGTGCCGCTCATCAAGGCCGGCAAGCTGAAGGCGCTGGCGGTTTCAACCGCCGAGCGCTGGCATGACCTCCCCGACGTGCCGGCCGTGGCCGAGCTGGGATACCCGGGCTTCGATATCTCCTTCTGGGTCGGCATCTTTGCGCCGGCGGGGACGCCGCCAGAGGTGGTGGACCGGCTGAACCGCGAGATCGCGGCGGCCGCCAAGGATCCGGTCGTGCGCGCGCGCCTGGCGGCGCAGGGCAACCCCTCCACGCAGTCGCCGCAGGCTTTCCGGCAAAAGATCGCCGATGAGCTCAAGCAGAACGAAGCGCTCATCAAGCGCGCAAACATCAAGATCGATTGA
- a CDS encoding IclR family transcriptional regulator, with product MSRTPTQDNSTDGVAAVERALTIVGAVAQRTDPITLADLSRATGFYKSTLLRLIASLEKAALVVRRADGRYALGPYAHHLGRAYEATYRLTETILPLLQDLVDKGTESASFHVYHDAQSRVCLLRVDSHHSTLDRIRVGDLLPLDKGAAGKLLTAYLVDGQSPAQAGLMLTSMGERDPNCAAVSSPVFGPDGDICGAISLSGPKERFSPAAVKKMAKLVQEAGATATQALGGRWPSGK from the coding sequence ATGAGTCGTACCCCTACTCAGGACAATTCCACCGACGGCGTCGCCGCCGTCGAACGCGCCCTGACCATCGTCGGGGCCGTCGCGCAACGCACCGATCCCATCACGCTTGCCGATCTTTCCCGGGCCACGGGGTTTTACAAGAGCACGCTCTTGCGGCTCATCGCATCCCTTGAAAAGGCGGCCCTGGTGGTGCGCCGCGCCGACGGGCGCTACGCCCTGGGGCCTTACGCCCACCACCTGGGGCGCGCTTATGAAGCCACCTATCGCCTGACGGAAACCATCCTGCCCCTGCTGCAGGACCTGGTCGACAAGGGCACGGAAAGCGCGTCGTTCCACGTCTATCACGATGCCCAGTCGCGCGTCTGCCTGCTGCGGGTGGATTCGCATCATTCCACGCTGGACCGCATCCGCGTCGGCGACCTGCTGCCGCTGGACAAGGGCGCGGCGGGCAAGCTTCTGACCGCCTATCTGGTCGACGGCCAGTCGCCCGCGCAGGCTGGCCTGATGCTGACCTCCATGGGCGAACGCGATCCCAACTGCGCCGCGGTGTCCAGCCCGGTGTTCGGTCCCGACGGAGACATCTGCGGCGCCATTTCCCTGTCGGGCCCCAAAGAGCGCTTCTCTCCGGCCGCGGTCAAGAAAATGGCCAAGCTGGTGCAGGAAGCTGGCGCCACGGCCACCCAGGCGCTGGGCGGCCGCTGGCCGTCAGGAAAATAA
- a CDS encoding tripartite tricarboxylate transporter substrate binding protein gives MQCNWLRVLACATALFAGTAHADSYPSKPVSMVVPYPAGGATDVVARAVAEKLTQSWGQTVIVENRAGAGTTIGASAVARAQGDGYTLFMTTSAHTISGHLYTKLNYDPVKDFAPITLVTKVPLVLVVNPSIPATTLQEFLAYLKQNSGSVNFASPGNGTAQHLSGELFKIATQSAITHVPYRGDSPAFTDLAGGQVQMMLATITSALPLIESGKLRALAVANGKRVQALRNVPTFAEAGMPGFEAATWFGLLAPAAMPPAQAQRIYEDVSRIVATPEMQTRIEGLGGEVVNSTPQAFAAFMTQEQEKWGRAVKASGTVAAQ, from the coding sequence ATGCAATGCAATTGGTTGCGCGTCCTGGCATGTGCCACGGCGCTGTTCGCGGGAACGGCGCACGCCGATTCCTATCCTTCAAAGCCCGTGTCGATGGTCGTGCCATACCCGGCCGGCGGCGCGACCGACGTGGTGGCGCGCGCCGTGGCGGAGAAGCTCACGCAGTCGTGGGGGCAGACCGTCATCGTCGAGAACCGCGCCGGCGCGGGCACGACCATCGGCGCCAGTGCGGTGGCGCGCGCGCAGGGCGATGGCTACACGCTGTTCATGACCACGTCCGCCCACACGATCAGCGGGCATCTCTACACCAAGCTCAACTACGACCCGGTCAAGGACTTCGCGCCCATTACGCTGGTCACCAAGGTTCCGCTGGTGCTGGTGGTCAATCCGTCCATCCCGGCCACCACCCTGCAGGAATTCCTGGCCTACCTGAAGCAGAACAGCGGGTCGGTCAACTTCGCTTCTCCCGGCAACGGGACGGCGCAGCATCTGAGCGGCGAGCTGTTCAAGATCGCCACGCAATCGGCCATCACCCATGTGCCGTATCGCGGCGACTCGCCGGCATTCACCGACCTGGCGGGCGGGCAGGTGCAGATGATGCTGGCCACGATCACGTCGGCCTTGCCGCTGATCGAGTCCGGCAAGCTGCGCGCGCTGGCCGTGGCCAACGGCAAGCGGGTGCAGGCGTTGCGCAACGTGCCGACCTTTGCCGAAGCCGGCATGCCCGGCTTCGAGGCCGCCACATGGTTCGGCTTGCTGGCGCCGGCGGCCATGCCGCCGGCCCAGGCGCAACGCATCTATGAGGACGTGTCCAGGATCGTGGCCACGCCGGAGATGCAGACCCGCATCGAAGGCCTGGGCGGAGAAGTGGTCAACAGCACGCCCCAGGCGTTCGCCGCCTTCATGACGCAGGAGCAGGAAAAGTGGGGCCGGGCCGTCAAGGCTTCCGGCACCGTCGCCGCGCAGTAA
- a CDS encoding branched-chain amino acid ABC transporter ATP-binding protein/permease — protein sequence MNRILLAVFLVVLAGLPLVSATPEFWVTQLNYIGLASLVVLGLVLLTGVGGLTSFGQAAFVGLGAYTTAFLTTQYDVSPWLALPAGLVLTAVVAYLLGSITLRLSGHYLPLGTIAWGLSLYFLFGNIDWLGKHDGIAGIEPISIFGMSLANGRHIYYLIWVFVLLALWATRNLLNSRPGRAIRALKSGAGMAESMGVNTAAYKVVIFVWAALLACVSGWLYAHMQRAVSPSPFGLNYGIEYLFMAVVGGAGYVWGALLGSSVILVLKDQLQNLLPKLLDTNANFEMIVFGVLLILMLQYARNGLWPILAGWWSSITGADGSRRNLAPPATAPALPARERPQPGQVVLEVDAIRKEFGGLVAVNDITFKVSSGEIMGLIGPNGAGKSTTFNLISGVLPVTRGQVTFMGQRIDNRSAREIAKLGVGRTFQHVQLLPGMTVLENVALGAHLRSDVGVLAGALRSDRAREAQLLHEAAQQIKRVGLGEYLYEQAGNLALGQQRILEIARALASDPVLLLLDEPAAGLRYKEKQDLARVLEQLRAEGMSILLVEHDMDFVMRLTNHLVVMDFGTKLAEGVPADVQKNPAVLEAYLGGIDDDLPEADQGKPVSAGGV from the coding sequence ATGAACCGCATTCTGCTTGCCGTATTTCTCGTCGTCCTGGCGGGCCTGCCGCTGGTATCGGCCACGCCCGAATTCTGGGTGACGCAACTCAATTACATCGGCCTGGCCAGCCTGGTCGTGCTGGGCCTGGTGCTGCTGACCGGCGTGGGCGGCCTGACGTCCTTTGGCCAGGCGGCGTTCGTCGGCCTGGGCGCCTACACCACCGCCTTCCTGACGACGCAGTACGACGTGTCGCCCTGGCTGGCGCTGCCTGCCGGCCTGGTGCTGACGGCCGTGGTGGCCTATCTGCTGGGTTCGATCACGCTGCGCCTGTCTGGCCACTATCTGCCCTTGGGCACCATCGCCTGGGGCCTGTCGCTGTATTTCCTCTTCGGCAACATCGACTGGCTGGGCAAGCATGACGGCATCGCCGGCATCGAGCCCATCAGCATCTTTGGCATGTCGCTGGCCAATGGCCGCCACATCTACTACCTGATCTGGGTGTTCGTGCTGCTGGCGCTCTGGGCGACGCGCAACCTGCTCAACTCGCGTCCTGGCCGCGCCATCCGCGCCTTGAAGAGCGGGGCGGGCATGGCCGAGTCCATGGGCGTCAACACGGCTGCCTACAAGGTCGTGATCTTCGTCTGGGCAGCCTTGCTGGCCTGCGTGTCGGGCTGGCTGTACGCGCACATGCAGCGCGCCGTCAGCCCCAGCCCCTTCGGCCTGAACTACGGCATCGAATACCTGTTCATGGCGGTGGTGGGCGGCGCGGGCTACGTCTGGGGCGCCTTGCTGGGTTCCAGCGTCATCCTGGTGCTGAAGGACCAGCTGCAGAACCTGCTGCCCAAGCTCCTGGATACCAACGCCAACTTCGAGATGATCGTCTTCGGCGTGCTGCTGATCCTGATGCTGCAATATGCCCGCAACGGCCTGTGGCCGATCCTGGCGGGCTGGTGGAGCAGCATCACCGGCGCGGATGGCTCGCGCCGCAACCTGGCGCCGCCCGCGACGGCGCCGGCCCTGCCGGCGCGCGAGCGTCCGCAGCCCGGCCAGGTGGTGCTTGAAGTCGACGCCATCCGCAAGGAATTCGGAGGCCTGGTCGCCGTCAATGACATCACCTTCAAGGTCAGCTCCGGCGAGATCATGGGCCTGATCGGCCCCAATGGCGCCGGCAAGAGCACGACCTTCAACCTCATCAGCGGCGTGCTGCCGGTGACGCGAGGCCAGGTCACGTTCATGGGCCAGCGCATCGACAACCGCTCGGCGCGCGAGATCGCCAAGCTGGGCGTGGGCCGCACGTTCCAGCACGTCCAGCTGCTGCCCGGCATGACCGTGCTGGAAAACGTGGCGCTGGGCGCGCACTTGCGTTCGGACGTGGGCGTGCTGGCCGGCGCCTTGCGCTCGGACCGCGCCCGCGAGGCGCAGCTGCTGCACGAAGCGGCCCAGCAGATCAAGCGCGTGGGCCTGGGCGAATACCTGTATGAACAGGCCGGCAACCTGGCGCTGGGCCAGCAACGCATCCTGGAGATCGCGCGGGCCCTGGCCTCCGATCCGGTGCTGCTGCTGCTGGACGAACCCGCCGCCGGGCTGCGCTACAAGGAAAAGCAGGACCTGGCGCGCGTGCTGGAGCAACTGCGCGCGGAAGGCATGAGCATTCTGCTTGTCGAACACGATATGGATTTTGTGATGCGCCTGACCAACCACCTCGTGGTGATGGATTTCGGCACCAAGCTGGCCGAAGGCGTGCCGGCGGACGTGCAAAAGAACCCGGCGGTGCTGGAAGCCTACCTGGGCGGCATCGATGACGATCTGCCCGAGGCGGACCAGGGCAAGCCCGTGTCGGCAGGAGGCGTGTGA
- a CDS encoding NAD(P)-dependent oxidoreductase: MPEFQRAGFIGLGVMGEPICRNLAVKGGLPVLGCDNDPAPLQRLAPHGVAAATASQIMRECDVVFLSLPSGEVVAQLARAADGLLANARGGQLIVDLSTSPVDVTRELAAEFAARGATFIDAPVARTRAAAEAGTLSVMIGGDEQVFARVKPLISTFANEITHCGPVGSGQVVKILNNMVLFETVVALSEARAIARRSGVDPQVLLETFTRGSADSFALRNHGLKAILPGDFPEKAFPVDYARKDLRYALALAEQTGVQALGARNVDQWFDAALAQGHGNRYFPVISRVIDAESGTTA, translated from the coding sequence ATGCCTGAATTTCAACGAGCCGGCTTCATCGGCCTGGGCGTCATGGGCGAACCCATCTGCCGCAACCTGGCCGTCAAGGGCGGACTGCCCGTGCTGGGCTGCGACAACGACCCAGCCCCCCTGCAGCGCCTGGCCCCGCATGGCGTGGCCGCCGCGACGGCCTCGCAGATCATGCGCGAATGCGACGTCGTGTTCCTGTCCCTGCCGTCCGGCGAGGTGGTGGCGCAGCTTGCCCGCGCCGCCGACGGCCTGCTGGCGAACGCGCGCGGCGGCCAGCTGATCGTGGATCTGAGCACATCGCCGGTGGACGTGACGCGTGAACTGGCGGCCGAATTCGCCGCCCGCGGCGCGACCTTCATCGACGCCCCCGTCGCCCGCACGCGCGCCGCCGCCGAGGCCGGCACCTTGTCGGTCATGATCGGCGGCGACGAGCAGGTCTTTGCGCGGGTCAAGCCGCTGATCTCCACCTTCGCCAATGAGATCACCCACTGCGGCCCCGTCGGCAGCGGCCAGGTCGTGAAGATCCTGAACAACATGGTGCTGTTCGAGACCGTGGTGGCGCTGTCGGAAGCCCGCGCCATTGCGCGCCGTTCCGGCGTGGATCCGCAGGTTCTGCTGGAGACCTTCACGCGGGGTTCCGCCGATAGCTTCGCGTTGCGCAACCACGGCTTAAAGGCTATTCTGCCCGGAGACTTTCCCGAAAAGGCCTTCCCTGTGGACTACGCCCGCAAAGACCTGCGCTACGCGCTGGCGCTGGCGGAACAGACCGGCGTACAGGCGCTGGGAGCCCGCAACGTGGACCAATGGTTCGACGCGGCGCTCGCCCAGGGTCACGGCAACCGCTATTTCCCGGTCATCAGCCGGGTGATCGACGCGGAGTCGGGAACCACCGCCTAA
- a CDS encoding ABC transporter ATP-binding protein: MSAIQSPVLEVSNLSARYGKVGALAGATLTVPAGSIVTVIGANGAGKSTMLNAVMGSLPQTGHSAGSVQYAGTDVSSWPVERRVAAGMSLVPERRELFGTMSVEDNLLLGGFRRYRARESGWRDTLNEVFDLFPRLRERRAQHAGTLSGGERQMLAVGRALMAKPTLLMLDEPSLGLAPRIVREIFHIIARLRETGVAILLVEQNARAALQVADYGYVLETGEVILHGPARELAGDPKVIESYLGLGKGAEAA, encoded by the coding sequence ATGAGCGCGATCCAATCCCCCGTTCTCGAAGTCAGCAACCTGTCGGCCCGCTATGGCAAGGTCGGCGCACTGGCGGGCGCCACGCTCACCGTGCCCGCGGGCAGTATCGTCACGGTGATCGGCGCCAATGGTGCCGGCAAGTCGACCATGCTGAACGCCGTCATGGGCTCCTTGCCCCAGACCGGCCATTCGGCCGGTTCGGTGCAGTACGCCGGCACGGACGTGTCGAGCTGGCCGGTAGAGCGCCGCGTGGCGGCTGGCATGTCGCTGGTGCCCGAGCGCCGCGAACTGTTCGGCACCATGTCGGTGGAAGACAACCTGCTGCTGGGCGGCTTTCGCCGTTATCGCGCCCGCGAAAGCGGCTGGCGCGACACCCTGAACGAAGTGTTCGACCTGTTCCCGCGGCTGCGCGAACGGCGCGCCCAGCACGCCGGCACGCTGTCGGGCGGCGAACGCCAGATGCTCGCGGTCGGCCGCGCGCTCATGGCCAAGCCCACCTTGCTGATGCTGGACGAGCCCAGCCTGGGCCTGGCGCCGCGCATCGTGCGCGAGATCTTCCACATCATCGCGCGCCTGCGCGAGACCGGCGTGGCGATCCTGCTGGTTGAGCAGAATGCCCGCGCGGCATTGCAGGTGGCCGACTACGGCTACGTGCTTGAAACCGGCGAAGTCATCCTGCATGGTCCGGCGCGCGAGCTGGCCGGGGATCCCAAGGTCATCGAAAGCTATCTGGGCCTGGGCAAGGGCGCCGAAGCGGCCTGA
- a CDS encoding aldehyde dehydrogenase, with translation MSEPSETLKSMLIGGEWIEQGDAAFESVNPATGARNYLISAATDAQVDQAIDAAWQAQRQASWRDMLPHQRAAILRRIADGMEQNAPLLARLQMIENGKVWAECKAQVASAAATFRYYAGVCETLGAEVTPARGNYLSMTHYDPYGVVVAITPWNSPLTMEAQKVAPALAAGNAVILKPSEVTSSPALALGRIALEAGLPPGILNVITGLGSTVGRRLVEHPGVRMVSFTGGTASGRAIAHAAAEKLMPVALELGGKSPHIVFADADQDAAIDGVIGGIFEGSGQSCVAGSRLYVQRSIAESFIEKLVARAGRLKVDLPDADGAQMGPIASFAHREKIEGMVESARREGAQVLLGGQRPDGAALEAGAFYRPTILGGLARDAHVVREEIFGPVLCALTFEDEDDLVDQANDSAYGLASGIWTGDYRRAWRVARRLEAGSVWINTYKQLSISTPFGGFKQSGIGREKGVSGLRLYQQSKGIYFGM, from the coding sequence ATGTCCGAACCCTCGGAAACCCTGAAATCCATGCTGATCGGCGGGGAATGGATCGAGCAAGGCGATGCCGCCTTCGAGTCCGTCAACCCCGCGACCGGCGCGCGCAACTACCTGATCAGCGCGGCAACCGACGCGCAGGTCGACCAGGCCATCGACGCCGCCTGGCAAGCCCAGCGACAGGCCTCCTGGCGCGACATGCTGCCGCACCAGCGCGCCGCGATCCTGCGCCGCATCGCGGACGGCATGGAGCAGAACGCGCCCCTGCTGGCACGCCTGCAGATGATTGAAAACGGCAAGGTCTGGGCCGAATGCAAGGCGCAGGTCGCCAGCGCGGCGGCCACCTTCCGCTACTACGCCGGCGTCTGCGAAACGCTGGGCGCCGAGGTCACGCCGGCTCGCGGCAACTATTTGTCGATGACGCACTACGACCCCTACGGCGTGGTCGTCGCCATCACGCCGTGGAACTCGCCGCTGACGATGGAGGCGCAGAAGGTCGCGCCCGCGCTGGCCGCCGGCAACGCCGTGATCCTCAAGCCGTCCGAGGTCACCTCCTCGCCCGCCCTGGCGCTGGGCCGCATCGCGCTGGAAGCCGGCCTGCCGCCGGGCATCCTCAACGTGATCACCGGCCTGGGCTCCACCGTCGGCCGCCGCCTGGTCGAGCATCCGGGCGTGCGCATGGTGTCGTTCACGGGCGGCACCGCGAGCGGCCGCGCCATCGCACATGCCGCCGCCGAAAAGCTGATGCCCGTGGCGCTGGAACTGGGCGGCAAGTCACCCCACATCGTGTTCGCGGACGCGGACCAGGACGCGGCCATAGACGGCGTCATCGGCGGCATCTTCGAAGGCAGCGGACAGTCCTGCGTGGCCGGCTCGCGGCTGTACGTTCAACGCAGCATCGCCGAGTCCTTCATCGAAAAACTCGTGGCGCGCGCCGGCCGGCTCAAGGTCGACCTGCCCGACGCCGACGGTGCGCAGATGGGTCCGATCGCTTCCTTTGCCCATCGCGAGAAGATCGAAGGCATGGTCGAGTCCGCCAGGCGCGAGGGCGCGCAGGTCCTGCTGGGCGGGCAGCGGCCCGACGGCGCCGCTTTGGAGGCGGGCGCGTTCTACCGGCCCACCATCCTGGGCGGACTGGCGCGCGATGCGCATGTGGTGCGCGAGGAGATCTTCGGCCCCGTGCTGTGCGCGCTGACCTTCGAGGACGAGGACGATCTGGTCGACCAGGCCAACGACAGCGCCTACGGCCTGGCTTCCGGCATCTGGACGGGGGACTACCGCCGCGCCTGGCGAGTCGCCAGGCGCCTGGAAGCGGGCAGCGTGTGGATCAACACCTACAAGCAGCTCTCCATATCCACGCCGTTCGGCGGATTCAAGCAAAGCGGCATCGGCCGCGAGAAAGGCGTGAGCGGGCTGCGGCTCTACCAGCAGTCCAAGGGCATCTACTTCGGCATGTAG
- a CDS encoding phosphocholine-specific phospholipase C yields the protein MHSRRDFLRNSAALAGASSALALFPAAIRRALAIPANHRTGTIRDVEHIVIFMQENRSFDHYFGGLAGVRGFGDRFPIPVPDSPDARRRTVWAQYNDKPDEGAPRTVLPYRLDTREAYETMRVASTPHTWSNAQDAWDAGRMGNWPAAKKNHSMAYFAEADMPFQYAMARAFTVCDAYHCSFTGGTNTNRLFLWTGTNDGEARGNGPALGNVYNKLTGGDPAGAYTWTTYPERLERAGVSWRIYQNMADNYSLNPTAGFKAYRDAYQGLPGSMAALKDKALATRDLDLLRQDVLDGTLPQVSWICATKAGSEHPSPSSPAQGADYTARVLDALTANPEVWSKTVLLLMFDENDGFFDHMPPPAPPSRDASGELAGASTADTRGEYHEHIAGVEKDDTQAHLHGAYGLGPRVPMYVLSPWTKGGWVNSQVFDHTSVLRFVEQRFGVAEPNISPWRLAVCGDLTSIFDFAAPDNQDLLRGLPPTAERAAQAAALPGTVKPPAPLTPALARQQPGVRPSRALPYALHAHARSEDTRVVLRFENPGAAGAVLHVYDRLDLERGPRRYTVGAGKHLEGVWRTSGDGRYDLWILGPNGFHRHCAGRALATTAPELEVAAGYEGAGAPLRLSLHNPGAQPRNCRIAANAYDYPQDADVALAPGETLELSWDMSRTGGWYDISVQDQDEPAFLRRLAGRIETGAHSTSDPAMGQELVLQWTPQA from the coding sequence ATGCACAGCAGACGTGATTTTCTACGCAACAGCGCCGCTCTGGCCGGCGCCAGCAGCGCGCTGGCGCTGTTCCCCGCGGCGATCCGCCGCGCCTTGGCCATCCCCGCCAACCACCGCACGGGCACGATCCGCGATGTCGAGCACATCGTGATCTTCATGCAGGAAAACCGCTCGTTCGATCACTACTTCGGCGGCCTGGCCGGCGTGCGTGGCTTTGGCGACCGCTTCCCCATCCCTGTGCCAGACAGCCCGGATGCCCGGCGCCGCACCGTCTGGGCCCAGTACAACGACAAGCCCGACGAAGGCGCCCCTCGCACCGTGCTGCCGTATCGCCTGGACACGCGCGAGGCCTACGAGACCATGCGCGTGGCCAGCACCCCGCACACCTGGTCCAACGCCCAGGACGCCTGGGACGCCGGCCGCATGGGCAACTGGCCGGCCGCCAAGAAGAATCATTCGATGGCGTACTTCGCGGAAGCCGACATGCCCTTCCAGTACGCCATGGCGCGCGCGTTCACGGTGTGCGACGCCTACCATTGCTCATTCACCGGCGGCACCAACACCAACCGCCTGTTCCTCTGGACCGGCACCAACGACGGCGAGGCGCGCGGCAACGGCCCGGCGCTGGGCAACGTCTACAACAAGCTCACCGGCGGCGATCCCGCCGGCGCCTACACCTGGACCACCTACCCCGAACGTCTGGAGCGGGCCGGCGTCAGCTGGCGCATCTACCAGAACATGGCGGACAACTACTCGCTGAATCCCACCGCCGGGTTCAAGGCCTATCGCGACGCCTATCAGGGCCTGCCCGGATCCATGGCGGCCTTGAAGGACAAGGCGCTGGCCACCCGCGACCTGGACCTGCTGCGCCAGGACGTGCTGGACGGCACGCTGCCGCAGGTGTCGTGGATCTGCGCCACCAAGGCCGGCTCCGAGCATCCCAGCCCGTCCAGCCCCGCCCAGGGCGCGGACTACACCGCCCGCGTGCTGGACGCGCTGACGGCGAACCCCGAGGTCTGGAGCAAGACGGTCCTGCTGCTGATGTTCGACGAGAACGACGGCTTCTTCGACCACATGCCGCCGCCCGCCCCACCATCGCGCGACGCTTCGGGCGAACTGGCGGGAGCCTCCACGGCGGACACCCGGGGCGAATATCACGAGCACATCGCCGGCGTGGAGAAAGACGACACGCAGGCGCATCTGCATGGCGCCTATGGCCTGGGTCCGCGCGTGCCCATGTACGTGCTGTCGCCCTGGACCAAGGGCGGCTGGGTCAATTCCCAGGTGTTCGACCACACCTCGGTGCTGCGCTTCGTGGAGCAGCGCTTTGGCGTGGCGGAGCCCAATATCTCGCCCTGGCGCCTGGCGGTCTGCGGCGACCTGACGTCGATCTTCGATTTTGCCGCGCCCGACAACCAGGACCTGCTGCGCGGCCTGCCCCCCACCGCCGAGCGCGCCGCCCAGGCCGCGGCGCTGCCCGGCACCGTCAAACCGCCCGCGCCGCTCACGCCCGCCCTGGCGCGGCAGCAGCCCGGCGTCCGGCCCTCGCGCGCGCTGCCCTACGCGCTGCACGCCCATGCCCGCAGCGAAGACACCCGCGTCGTGCTGCGCTTCGAAAACCCCGGCGCGGCCGGCGCGGTGCTGCATGTGTACGACCGGCTGGATCTGGAGCGCGGCCCGCGCCGCTACACCGTGGGTGCCGGCAAGCACCTGGAAGGCGTGTGGCGGACCTCCGGCGACGGCCGCTATGACCTGTGGATACTGGGACCCAACGGCTTTCACCGGCACTGCGCCGGGCGCGCTCTTGCTACGACGGCGCCGGAACTGGAAGTCGCCGCCGGCTACGAAGGAGCCGGCGCCCCGCTGCGGCTGTCGCTGCATAACCCCGGCGCCCAGCCCCGCAACTGCCGCATCGCGGCCAACGCCTACGACTATCCGCAAGATGCCGACGTCGCGCTGGCTCCCGGCGAGACGCTCGAGCTGTCCTGGGACATGTCCCGCACTGGCGGCTGGTACGACATCAGCGTGCAGGACCAGGACGAGCCGGCGTTCTTGCGCCGGCTGGCCGGCCGCATCGAAACGGGCGCGCACTCCACCTCGGACCCCGCGATGGGACAGGAGCTGGTGCTGCAATGGACGCCCCAGGCATGA